The Flavobacterium johnsoniae UW101 genomic interval TCGTTGTTTGAGTAACCTACAAGAAGGTTTAATCCTGGAATTGGGTTTGCTGTAACTTCTAATTCAAAACCTTTACTGTATTGAGTTCCGTTTTGTACACTTGCGTTTGGTAAACTTGGATCTGCAGTTACAATATCTTTTACTTTAATATCGTAGTAGCTAAGCGTAGCGCTTACTTTGTTTTGGAAAGCATTTACTTTAATACCTCCTTCAAACTGGTTTGCTCTTTCCGGATCAAATTTTTGCATTTGAAGAGCACCTCCAACATTTGCATTGATGTATCCAATATTTGTAAAACTATTTTGGTAGTTACCAAAAACAGAAACCTGATCTTTTATTACTTGATACACTACACCAAATTTTGGAGAAAATGCATTTTGTGAAAAATCACCTGCTTTTTGACCTGTAGTATCATCTGTAGTTCCTTGGTTATCATAATGATCAAAACGTACCGCTGCAGAAACAATTAAACTTTCTGTAATGTTAATAGCATCTGCAACATAAGCACTATAGGTTGAAAGCGCGCTGTTTGTTTTATAATCAAATCCATTTACCAATTCAGCATTTACAGTTGTTGGATTAAAGTTATTATAAGCTGCCGTAGTTCCTGTATATCCTATCTTATCAAATTCACCATTTGGTAAAAGTCTGTATCCTAATCTGTTTGTAGAGTGGAATAAATCACCACCAATTAAGAAACGGTTTCTCATTTTTCCGAAAAGTAAGAAATCACCATTAAAGTTTTGCTGGAATTCAATTGCATTGTCTTTTCCGTTAGCATTCCATGCATTTCTAGATATTTCTTCATTTGGGTAAAGATAGAACCAAGTCTGCAGCCCAGAAGCTCTGTTAGAAGTACTGCTGAATACAGACTGAGAAGTCCATTCATCAGAAATTTTATAATTTGCCTGAGCAAAAACGTTGAATGTTTTTGTATTGGTTATGAATTCGTCTCCCCAAAATGATCTTTTAAAGTTCATATTAAGATCCTTTGCATTGTTAAACCCTAAGGCAGCAACAGATACATCAAAAGGAAGATAAATTAATGGCATTCCAGAGTTATTTTGGTCACCAATTTCTGCATCAAGAGATAAAGTCAATTTATCGTTTACTTTATAAGAGAATGATGGCGCCACAAAGAAACTTCTTGAAGATCCATAATCCTGAAAAGTATTCGTATTGTTATAAGAAGTGTTTAATCTAAATAATGCTGTATTGTCATCGTTTAATGGTGTATTGATGTCAGCAGAAACACGGTTAAATCCGTAGCTTCCTGCCTGATAAGCAATCTCTCCTCCAAAAGTTTCATACGGTTTTTTAGTTACACGGTTAATTAAACCTCCGTAAGAAGAAAGTACGTTTCCAAATAATGTAGCAGAAGGTCCTTTGATAACCTCAATTCTTTCAAGGTTTGCAGCATCAGAATTACTGTTTACTTTTCCTGCAATACCATTTCTTACTAAACTTTGAGTTGTAAATCCACGTAATGAATACCAAGAACCTCCATCACCTGCACGGTTAGTAGCTCCCCATAATTGGTATAAACCCGGAACGTTTTTCAACGCTTCGTCTTGGTTCGTTACCAATTGGTCTTTCATTAACTCTTTAGTAACTACGTTGTAAACTTGTGAGTTTTCAAGGTTTTTAACCTGCATTCTTGATACGTACTCACTTTCTGATTTTGTGTATTTGTTTGCATTTCCTTTTACAAATACTTCAGTAAGGTTTTCTGATGTAGTAATTAATGTAAAATTTTCTACAATTTCATTAGCTGAACTAACGGTAATGCTTTTTTCTTTTGATGAAAATCCTACTGCCGAAACTCTTATAGTATAAGTTCCAGGCTTAACATTTTTTATTTCGTAATTTCCCTGCGCATCAGTTGTAGTTCCAACACGTGTTCCTTTTAGAGTTACTGAAACATTATCTGCAGCTTCATTAGTCGATAATGAAATCATACCTTTAATGGTAGCCGTTTGTGCGAACGAAGTTACACTTGTAAGCAGCATTAAGCAAAAGCTTAACAACGGAAGTAATATTTTTACTTTCATTTTATTTAGATTTATTTTGAATAAGGCAAATTTATAGGTTGTGTTAAACTATACCAAATTATTTTTATTTATTCCAGATAATAATGCATTTCATTAAGTTTACATCAGATTTAACAGTTTTTTAATTCCAAAAAAATAAAATTCACATTTTTTTTACAGATTTTACTATGTGAGCATAATAAAAAGAGATGCCAAAAACAGCTTTCTGGCATCTCTAAAGAAGTATTTTTTCCTAAAAAGGTACTATTTACAGTTATTTTTTTGACGGCACTAAAACTATATTAGGCTTTGGAGCCGGATCCATAGCTGCTCCCATATAAAAACTGGTGTGTGGCGGCTGGTTATAACCAACATTCTGCCAGGCAACACTTAATCGATATTGAGGATCGTGCATTAAAGTATACTGTTTTACATTTGTTGGAATTATCGTAGAATAAATCCTAAGTTCTTTATTATCTTCCGATCTTAAAATTAATTCTTCCCGCCAATCTCCCAGAATATCTGCCGAAAGTGCCGGAGTCGATTTAGTTCCGTTATTAGAAACTGCTCCTTCTGCTGTAAACAATCTTCCTGAATTGTATTTGTCAATATAGTTAGAATTTAAAAGTTCTCTAGAAGTATCGCCGTCCCAATAAATTAAAAAATTAGTCGAACTTGGTGCTTTACCAATGTTATTTCCTTTCATATCATGCAGATAAGGCGAGCCAGACCACCAGCACTGCGCACCTTTTCGGGTCGCATCAATATTATCTGCAACGCCCCGGCCTACATCTTCATTAAGAGAACCTGTAAACAATACTTTTCCGTCTTTGGCCGAAAATAGAGTGACACCAGGTCCCGTTGTACCATTTTCGATTTCATGAATGCCAAAAACTTCCAGACCCGGAATATCCAGATCAAGATCAGAAACATGAATCGCGTCTCCGTGCCTGAAACCCGTTGTGTACAAACCTTGTCCGTTGTCGTCAACACACATCGATCCATAGATTATTTCATCTTTTCCATCATTGTCAACATCGGTAACCGTCAAATTATGATTTCCCATTCCCGAATAGGGATTTTCAGCATCTTTACTGTCGAAAACCCATTTTGAAGTCAGTTTTTTATTTTTAAAATCCCAGGCTGCCAAAACTGTTCTGCCATAATAACCACGGCACATTACAACACTTGGATGAACGCCGTCGAGATACGCAATACAGGCAAGAAAACGATCCATTCGGTTTCCTTTTGTATCGTTTCCTCCGCTTCCTCCTCTTCCGCCCCAGCCTGCTAAATCGCCTCGCTGCGGAATATAATCTACAGTAATAATCAATTTTCCTGTTCTTCCGTCAAAAACCGAAAGATATTCCGGGCCTTTTAAAATCTTGCCATACGTTTTAGAATCAGGATCACGGTCAACCCAGTCTTTTGAAGCGTCTCCAACCACATTTCCTTCACTGTCCGTTGTTCCGTCGGCAGTTTTACAGACCAGTTCAGCAAAACCGTCACCGTCTAAATCATACACCATAAACTGCGTATAATGTGCGCCTTCGCGAATGTTTTTCCCAAGATTAATCTGCCATAAAAACGTTCCGTCTAAAGTATACGCCTGAAATATAGGCGGATCTGTAATTCCGGTTTGAGAATTATCATGTCCTTTTCCGGTCATGTGAACTATTAATTCATATTTTCCGTCTCCGTTTAAATCGCCAACAGAAACATCATTTGCCATATAGCCTTCAATTTCTTTTAATTTAATAGATAAATATTGTTTATCTGAGGCATTCGCCGGAATTGTAAAACTTCCTGAAGCTGCAGCTTCTTTTCCTTTTAAAACCGTTTTTACAAACCAGGTATTTTCTTCTTTGGCATTGGCTTTGGCATCAATAAAATTAGTCGCTCCGGTAATAGGGTTTTCATTTAATAAAACTGCTTTTTGAGTACCGCTTTTTCGATACAGATTAAAAGCAAGATCATCAGGATCGGTTCCTAAAACCCGCCAGCTGATAAAAAACTGTCCTTTGTCTTTTATGGCGATGATACCGCGGTCTAAGTTTTCCATTTGTCTTTGGCTCAAAGCTTTCAAACTCACAAAAAGCAATAAAAAGAGAATATATTTTTTCATAGAATTGATATCGAATTGTGGTTAGTTGTTTCACACAGATTTTTATTAATCTCGCAAAGTCGCGAAGACGCAAAGATTTTTTTTAAATAAAAGCTTTACGACCCCAAAAAAACTTAGTCCCTCAGCACCTTAGAAACTTAAAACCTTAAAAAAACTAAAACATCTTCTTAAACCCTTCGCTTTTAACTTTCCATGTTCCATCTTTTGGAAAGCCCGGATTTTCACCTTCAGATCCGTCCCAGCCGGCGCACATCATGGCAACTGCCGTCAGAATTCCGCCGTTACCCGGAAGATAAAGCGTTAATCGTTCTGCCTGATAATTATGTCCGTTTTTTAAATACGTATTTGTCGTTACCTTCATAAAAAGAGCATCAACTGCTTTGTCTGGCATATTCAATCGTGCTGCCGACATCGCTGTCATTGGGAAATCCCAGCCCCAGGTTTTATCCCACGACCACGTTTTCCAAACCAGATCAAAAGTATTTTTCATGATTTTTTTATCCAAAAGAGACGTTTCAGGAAGCATTCCAAACGTTCCTAAAACCGATGGATGATCTGTTTTAAATTCAGGATTCGTATAGGAATCTGTCGCGCTTTCTGTTGCCAGATACACATTATCTGCAACCGGAAGTTTTGACAATTTAGCCAAAACCGTTTCCCATTTTTCGGGTACTTTTTGGTTTAGTTTTTTCTTCCATTCGATTGCTGTTTTCAAAGCCCAGTTCCAATATGCCAATTCATACGTTGGATTAAAAGTTTCCATTGCTTTAAAACGCTCCTGAGCCGGAATTACGCCCGGGCCTAAAACATAACGATCTGTTTTAGAATCATAATAGGCAAACGAAGCCATAAAATCGGCTGTTGCAAAAACACGTTCGCTGTATAAATTTAAGGTTGAATTTGTTGGTTTTGCTCTGTACATTAATTCCGCATACGTGATAAAATGCGGCTGCTGCCAAATTAAAAATGAACCTACAGACGATGGACTTTCGTTTCCGTCTGCATCAACCATTTTCTGCCATCTTGCACCTTCAAAACCTTGTCTTTTGGCAATATTTTTAGCTTTATCAAAAACCTTTTGATACCACGGAAGGCTTTTTTCTAATAATTCAGGACGGTTCCAAAGCGCAAAATGAACGCCGTGCCACCAGTGCATTTCTAAATGCGGTTTTCCGTACCAGCTGTTGTACGTCAAACCCGTTTCCTGAGGCGGTACTTTTCCCGTACACTGTAATTTCGTAAGATATTGTGATAAAATAATTCTGCGTTCCAGTTCATTTGCGCGAGGATCTGTACTTCCCGAAAAATCAACTGCTGCACCGCTGTTCCAGAATTTTTTCCAGCCTTTTATACTGCTGTTTTGAATGTCTGCAAAAGAAGAATTTTTAACCGATTTTTTTTCTGCCAAAGCAAAAAGAGCACTCAATTCTAATGTATTGGTGTTCGAAGCTTCAACAACAAAATAATGATCTGATGTTTGCTTAATCTGTGCGTTTCCTTTCCAGTTAAAATGAACGTTGTATGAAATACTATCCATAACGTGAGTTACAACCGCTTCTGTTTTTGATTTTTCAGTCAGAGTGCTTTTATAATCCTGTTTGCCTTCCCATTTTGTTCCCATATCGGCCCAGTCTCCGGTTGGAAACGGAATTCGAAGACTTATTTTTAAACGTTTCTGCTGTAATAAATCCGATTTTACTTTTACGCCTATCTCGTCTTTTTCCTGATGTGAAGCAGTTAAAACGGTTACCGGAGTTCCTTCAATTTCAAAATAACTTTCGATTTCTCCTGTCCAGACATTTAGCTTTTGCGAAATCGCTTTTATATCCGAAGGTTTTGCCGGACTTCCGTCTTTCTTTGTAATCTCAAAACCTAAATTTCCAAGCTGCAATAAATGCGGATTCTGTCTGAACCAGTTTACTGCTTCTACTTTTCGTTTGGGTTCTTTTATCTGAACCGTGTATGAAATCTCTCTGCCATATTGTTTGTAATCTCTTAAGGTTTCAGAAAACTTATAATTATTCGTGTTTTTATAACTGTCCCAGCCCCATTCCGACTGTGTTCCAAGTGGAATCCCGTTTTGATATTCTTTCGGAAAAGTCTGCAGTCCGGTTGCATCAACCGTAAAAGCAAAAGCGCCATTCCCTACCGTTAAAGAAGCCAGAGTATCAATAGCCGAAAGTTGAACATTGTGCCTTGTTACCAAAGTCTTTCGGTCGATTTTCTGTGCAAAAAGCGAAACCGAAAATAAGAATACGGTTATGAGTGGATAGTTTTTCATGTGGTTATTTTGTTTTGATAGTTTTTAAAGTTTCAGGTTTCTTGAAATGTTTTTTTAACCGCAAAGCACGCAAGTTTTTTACTTAACAATGGTTTATAAATCGCAAAGTTCGCAAAGCCTTATCCACACAAAGCTTGTCCCTTTGTTACTTTGCCCCTTTGTCTCTTTGCTACTTTGTTACTTTGCCCCTTTGTCCCTTTGCCCCTTTACCTACAATTATCTAATTAAAGTCACACTCATCAAACCAATCACAACATCATTTGCAATAGTTTTCAGAGTCAGGTTTTTTAATGTTTTATTTTTATCCAAAGGCAGTTCTAAAATCGTTCCTGCTCCACCATCAACTCCGTAATTACTAAATCCTTTTATGGTTTTAAAATCTTTAAAATCTCTCGAAATTTCTCCTGTTTTAAAATAAACCCTCGGCGGTTTTGGAGCATCGGTTGTAAAGGCAAGCCCGTCTGTAAAATAATCCTGTTCAATCGGCCACCAGTTTTCCGGATTTCTTAAGGGCAGAATTTCAGAAGTTCCATCAGTATATTCTATTTTTATTTCTCCGTTTACAATACGGCTCTGCATAGGGTTTGTAGTTCCGGCCAGCATAAAATAAGCGTGAGAAGCTTTTCCGTTTAACGGAATAGTGATGCTTCCCGGAAAATTATCCCACATAGAGGTGAAGATTATATTTTTCTGATTTTCATCAGAAGGCGTTTGAAATAAAATCCCGTTTGGAGTTGAAATTTTCCCTGTTTTTTTTGCTTTTTCACGCAGCCCTTTATCATCAATCTGGACCGAAACATTGGGATAACACCAGTTTCCAATGCCTTGTTTTGGTAATTGTAAGGTTACCGTATTAGGTCTTGGCGACAAATATTCGTAATTAAAAATATCAGTAACTTTTGCATTAAAAAACGGAGCAAGAGAAATCGTCTCTAACCGTGCGGATTTATCCAAAGGTTTATTCCAATCTGTAACCGTTTCATTTAATTGTTTTTCTGCTTTTGCATTGAAATGAATTGGCTGCCACCAAGAGAATTCTCCTTGTTTTACTTCTATAAAAAAGACTTTACTGCCTGCTGAATTCACTTTCGTTTTAAGCGAATCATCTGTTTTTGAAACACCACTCAAAACCTGCTGCGGATCATAAACAGAAATGATTTTGGCTTTTGAGGTATTGATTTCTAAAGCTTCATTAAAAGCATAATTTTCTTTTGATACGATTTCTTCTAAAGAATCTCCTTTCCAAGTAATCTGAATATTATAATTGGAACTATACGGAACCTCAATACTTATTTTTGGTTTTCCGATGTTCTCTGAAACGGCTTTCCATAATACTGATTTTCCGTTTACCAAAATACTTTCAACAGCTTCAAAATTGGCATTTAAAACCAATTTCAAATTCATTTTAGCTGAAAACTGATTCTTTATTATATAGGTATCTTTTTTATTTTCTCTTTTAAAATCAATTGAAACATCTGGAATTTCTAGTGAAGCCTGATTCCATTTTTCTGGAAAACCGGGTTTTATAATTAAAATTTCATTTAAAGCATAGGGCTGAATCCCGAAAAGTCCTTCGACTAAAGTTCGTGAAGCCATACCAATTGGGTCAGCAAAATCGCGGTACAATTCGCCTCGCATCGCATCCTGAAACAAAAGCTGTTCGAAACCGCCCGGCGAAGCGCCCAAATACATACTTTCGATCAAAGCGCTTTCCCACATTGTATAGGCTTTTTCAGATTGTCCGCCCTGCCAGAAAGCAAGCGAAGTATGCAATTGTTCTGCTAAAGCCACATTATTGGTCGACCACGTATAAGGCTGCCAATTGGTGGTGCTGATAACGTACAAGTCTTTTTTTTCTAATCCTTCTGCATTAATTGGGATATGTGGAATCTGATTATTTACATAATCCAACATTTGATAACTCTCAAAAGGATTTGATAATTCTGAATCGATAGTATGATAAATACTCCATACTCCCGGCGTATCGTGCAGTATTCTATTTCCTAAAGCATCTTTGTATTCAGCAAAAATGCCTTTTTTCGGAATCCAAAGCTGGTTGTTTGCGGCTTTTAAAATTTTGTCTGCTTCTTTTTCAAAAGGTGCGGCATCGATGTTTAATTTTTTTGCCAGTTCTGCCGCCATTTTATTCGCATAATAATTATAAGCCGAAGAATGAATTACGCCGCTGCCGCTGTATTGCAAAGCATCACTTGCCCAGATCGAAGCATAAGCATCATAAAGTCCGTCATTATCCGGATCAAAATTTCGTTTTTCCCATTTTAAATGTCGTTCAATCGTCGGCCACATTTCTTTTAAGAAAGCCGTATCTCCCGTCCATTTAAAATGGCGGAACATCTGATCGAAAAAAACCAGATTCATATCATAATGATGCGCCACATTGTTCTTATTCGGACTTCGGCTGATGTAACCGCTGCTGAACATGGATGTTCCTATTTCTTCTTTTTGTCGAGCAAGATTTTTTTCTTCATCAAAAACAACAGGACCGCTTTCCGGCGAAGTTACCTGCGAATTGCTGTAACTTTTAAAATGCGTTTTGGCTCTGTCGTGCCAGCCCAATGGATCTGCCGTATAAGCGCCCCGCCATGCATTTAAATACATACGCCACGCAATAGCTCCGTGAAGATACGCCGGACTTTCCCAAATTCCGTCAGAAGCAATCGCAAGTGCAGAACCCAGCGTGTTAATATATACATCAGGCGTTTTCACTTTTATTCTATTGGCTAAAAGATGTGTTGCCGTAACTGATTTTTCATAAAGTTGGGCAATCGTTTTTTGTGTGTAATTGACTTTTGAAATCTCAGGAACAAACAGCCAGTAATTGGCTTTTTCTGAAACTGAATTTATTTTTCCGCTTATTAAAGGCAGTGTTTCAGCCTTAGATTTAAAAAGTTCTAAAGGTTTATTCTGAATATTGGCATCTGCTAAACGAATTTCTGAATTGGGAAAAAAACCGCTCAGACTTTTATTATTTCCTGTTTTTTGTTTGTTGCTTTCAGAACCATAATCTAAAAGGAAGGATTCTTTTTTGAGCGTATATTTATTATTGAGGCAGTAATTGGGCTGTAAATAAAAAACCGATTCCGGATCTGCGCCAATATCACCGTCACGACTGAACTTTTTACCTATTGCTCCGCCAAAAGCCCAGATTAAATTGATGTTTTTAGATATTTTTTGACCATACACTTTTACAATAAAACCTTCGCTTTCTTTTAATGCCACAACATCAATAAACAATTTACTTCCTTCTAAAATAGGATCTTCAATGGTATATTGCATCGTTCCCAAAACATAGCGTGTATCAATTTTTGCCGCTTCGGTAATCCATTTACTTTCTTTTCCGTTTGACAATCCTAGTTTAAAATTGCCTCCCATTCCGGGCATATACATGGCAAATTCCGGTAAATCTCCGGTTTCAACTCTAAATCCCGTATTCGAACCATAAAGAGCACGGTTGAATTTTCGGGTTCCATTTTTTAAAACAAAACTATTTCCTTCGGGTGCGTAATGCATTTTACGAATCGGTGTTTTTTCCTGACCAAAAACAATCAGAGTTGAAGTCAGAAATAAGCCCGCTAAAGTGCAAATAGTTCGTTTTTTAATTCCCATAAAATTCAAAAAATTGACAATTATTAAAATTTGAATAATAAAATTAATCCCTGATTATTTTATTAATTCAATAATACAGATGCAATTTCTTTGTTTTTTTGTGGGATAGTATCCTGTACCTACCTGATTTTAGAAATTTAAAAAATGTATTAATTTTTAGAATTATCTAATATTTTTTAACATCATAGTACAGGATACAATATAAAAATGGATCAAGTAGATTTGAAAATACAATTTCTTTTTGAGCCTGAATTTTAAAGAAAAATAAATGCAGAAAAGAAGTTTTTAAACCACGAAATACTAACCTGTTTTAAAGTCCGACTCCACTCTATGCTTTCAAAAAAACCAATCAGAACTTTATTTTTTCTCTTACATTTTTTTTTTATTATTCCGAATATAAAAGCGCAGAAAACAGATAAAATTTACCTTTCGGGAAAAGATTTTGAACATCCTGTTCAGTGGGATTTTTATTGTACAGGTGGAAACAATAGTAAAGTATGGTCTAAAATAAATGTGCCTTCGCAATGGGAACTGGAAGGTTTTGGCGAATATACGTATGGACGCTGGTACAAAGAATTAAACCAGAAAGAGCCCAGCAAGGAAGAAGGTTTATATAAATATGATTTTGAAATACCACTAGATTATAAAAACAAAACTATTCTAATTGCTTTTGGCGGAGCGATGACGGATACAGAAGTAAAAATCAACGGAAAAACTGCTGGACCCATACATCAGGGAGGTTTTTACGAGTTTAAATATGATATTTCTTCACTTTTAAAATTTGGTTCTAAAAATATTTTAGAGGTTCATGTTTGGAAACATTCAACTAATAAATCAGTAAATAATGCCGAAAGAAGAGCAGACTGGTGGCTTTTCGGCGGTATTTATCGTCCGGTTTGGCTCGAAGTTTCTCCAAAAGCACATATCGAAAATATTGCGGTAAATCCAAAAATGGACGGATCAATTACGGTTGATTTAAATCTGCAGCAAGTTCCAAAAAATACGCTTTTAGAGGTTTCACTTTCAGGTAAAAATGGAGAAAATTTCCCTGCTTTTACTTTTCCGCTTAAAGCGAAAAATACAAAAGAAACAATAACTGCGAAATGGGAAAACATCAAACCGTGGAATCCAGAAACGCCTAATTTGTACAATTTAAAACTGGTTTTAAAACAAAATGGAGCTGTACTTCATGAATATGATACGAAAGTTGGTTTTAGAACTTTAGAGTTTAAAAAGAAAGACGGCATTTATGTAAATGGCACCAAAATTATTATGAAAGGTATTAATCGTCATTCTTTTTGGCCGGAAGGCGGACGAAGCACGAGTAAACGTATCAGCGAGTTGGACGTTCAATTAATTAAAGATATGAATATGAATGCCGTTCGCGGGCATTATCCGCCTGACGATCATTTTCTGCAAGTCTGTGATTCGCTCGGTCTTTTTGTTTTAAACGAATTGGCGGGCTGGCAGAATTCGTATGATACCGAAATCGGAACTAAACTGGTTAAAGAAATG includes:
- a CDS encoding rhamnogalacturonan lyase, whose protein sequence is MKKYILFLLLFVSLKALSQRQMENLDRGIIAIKDKGQFFISWRVLGTDPDDLAFNLYRKSGTQKAVLLNENPITGATNFIDAKANAKEENTWFVKTVLKGKEAAASGSFTIPANASDKQYLSIKLKEIEGYMANDVSVGDLNGDGKYELIVHMTGKGHDNSQTGITDPPIFQAYTLDGTFLWQINLGKNIREGAHYTQFMVYDLDGDGFAELVCKTADGTTDSEGNVVGDASKDWVDRDPDSKTYGKILKGPEYLSVFDGRTGKLIITVDYIPQRGDLAGWGGRGGSGGNDTKGNRMDRFLACIAYLDGVHPSVVMCRGYYGRTVLAAWDFKNKKLTSKWVFDSKDAENPYSGMGNHNLTVTDVDNDGKDEIIYGSMCVDDNGQGLYTTGFRHGDAIHVSDLDLDIPGLEVFGIHEIENGTTGPGVTLFSAKDGKVLFTGSLNEDVGRGVADNIDATRKGAQCWWSGSPYLHDMKGNNIGKAPSSTNFLIYWDGDTSRELLNSNYIDKYNSGRLFTAEGAVSNNGTKSTPALSADILGDWREELILRSEDNKELRIYSTIIPTNVKQYTLMHDPQYRLSVAWQNVGYNQPPHTSFYMGAAMDPAPKPNIVLVPSKK
- a CDS encoding DUF4450 domain-containing protein; translated protein: MGIKKRTICTLAGLFLTSTLIVFGQEKTPIRKMHYAPEGNSFVLKNGTRKFNRALYGSNTGFRVETGDLPEFAMYMPGMGGNFKLGLSNGKESKWITEAAKIDTRYVLGTMQYTIEDPILEGSKLFIDVVALKESEGFIVKVYGQKISKNINLIWAFGGAIGKKFSRDGDIGADPESVFYLQPNYCLNNKYTLKKESFLLDYGSESNKQKTGNNKSLSGFFPNSEIRLADANIQNKPLELFKSKAETLPLISGKINSVSEKANYWLFVPEISKVNYTQKTIAQLYEKSVTATHLLANRIKVKTPDVYINTLGSALAIASDGIWESPAYLHGAIAWRMYLNAWRGAYTADPLGWHDRAKTHFKSYSNSQVTSPESGPVVFDEEKNLARQKEEIGTSMFSSGYISRSPNKNNVAHHYDMNLVFFDQMFRHFKWTGDTAFLKEMWPTIERHLKWEKRNFDPDNDGLYDAYASIWASDALQYSGSGVIHSSAYNYYANKMAAELAKKLNIDAAPFEKEADKILKAANNQLWIPKKGIFAEYKDALGNRILHDTPGVWSIYHTIDSELSNPFESYQMLDYVNNQIPHIPINAEGLEKKDLYVISTTNWQPYTWSTNNVALAEQLHTSLAFWQGGQSEKAYTMWESALIESMYLGASPGGFEQLLFQDAMRGELYRDFADPIGMASRTLVEGLFGIQPYALNEILIIKPGFPEKWNQASLEIPDVSIDFKRENKKDTYIIKNQFSAKMNLKLVLNANFEAVESILVNGKSVLWKAVSENIGKPKISIEVPYSSNYNIQITWKGDSLEEIVSKENYAFNEALEINTSKAKIISVYDPQQVLSGVSKTDDSLKTKVNSAGSKVFFIEVKQGEFSWWQPIHFNAKAEKQLNETVTDWNKPLDKSARLETISLAPFFNAKVTDIFNYEYLSPRPNTVTLQLPKQGIGNWCYPNVSVQIDDKGLREKAKKTGKISTPNGILFQTPSDENQKNIIFTSMWDNFPGSITIPLNGKASHAYFMLAGTTNPMQSRIVNGEIKIEYTDGTSEILPLRNPENWWPIEQDYFTDGLAFTTDAPKPPRVYFKTGEISRDFKDFKTIKGFSNYGVDGGAGTILELPLDKNKTLKNLTLKTIANDVVIGLMSVTLIR
- a CDS encoding TonB-dependent receptor, which encodes MKVKILLPLLSFCLMLLTSVTSFAQTATIKGMISLSTNEAADNVSVTLKGTRVGTTTDAQGNYEIKNVKPGTYTIRVSAVGFSSKEKSITVSSANEIVENFTLITTSENLTEVFVKGNANKYTKSESEYVSRMQVKNLENSQVYNVVTKELMKDQLVTNQDEALKNVPGLYQLWGATNRAGDGGSWYSLRGFTTQSLVRNGIAGKVNSNSDAANLERIEVIKGPSATLFGNVLSSYGGLINRVTKKPYETFGGEIAYQAGSYGFNRVSADINTPLNDDNTALFRLNTSYNNTNTFQDYGSSRSFFVAPSFSYKVNDKLTLSLDAEIGDQNNSGMPLIYLPFDVSVAALGFNNAKDLNMNFKRSFWGDEFITNTKTFNVFAQANYKISDEWTSQSVFSSTSNRASGLQTWFYLYPNEEISRNAWNANGKDNAIEFQQNFNGDFLLFGKMRNRFLIGGDLFHSTNRLGYRLLPNGEFDKIGYTGTTAAYNNFNPTTVNAELVNGFDYKTNSALSTYSAYVADAINITESLIVSAAVRFDHYDNQGTTDDTTGQKAGDFSQNAFSPKFGVVYQVIKDQVSVFGNYQNSFTNIGYINANVGGALQMQKFDPERANQFEGGIKVNAFQNKVSATLSYYDIKVKDIVTADPSLPNASVQNGTQYSKGFELEVTANPIPGLNLLVGYSNNDSKLNGLRPVTAGPENLINYWISYNLQNATFKGLGLGFGGNYGDATYIYNNGTETFELPSYAVINAALYYDQPKYRVSLKVNNLTDELYFNGYTTINVQAPRTFMGSVTYKF